In one Roseinatronobacter monicus genomic region, the following are encoded:
- a CDS encoding reverse transcriptase domain-containing protein has translation MKAAVRAATQALHQYGPAPFVYRTDVKSFYETVDAEILLGKVERYTRDRNCLNLLGQYLNMSVETGGNFVDAPRGLRAGGAPSPVLGAFSLYDLDCAMAAQKDVFYLRYMDDIIVISRHRWPLRRAIATIQHHFAAVGMVSHPDKTLIGRMGHGAMSGGVSFLGYQLSLSGLSLSAETLRRHIEKARRLYEQCKIRQRQAARVFADGNIIADSAPEWLKNRAYITLAPDMRNPSYLTDRLRAYEARFLIWAKGGLNDEVALQVFYEASRAPTTSWELQ, from the coding sequence TTGAAAGCGGCTGTCCGCGCCGCAACGCAGGCCCTGCATCAGTATGGCCCGGCCCCTTTTGTCTATCGCACCGATGTGAAGTCTTTCTATGAGACCGTCGATGCCGAAATCCTCCTTGGCAAGGTCGAACGCTACACGCGCGATCGCAACTGTCTGAACCTCTTGGGGCAATACCTGAACATGAGTGTCGAGACCGGCGGCAACTTTGTTGATGCCCCGCGCGGGCTTCGCGCAGGCGGCGCGCCCAGCCCCGTATTGGGGGCGTTCTCTCTTTACGATCTCGATTGCGCGATGGCCGCGCAAAAGGATGTGTTCTACCTGCGCTATATGGATGACATCATCGTCATCTCACGCCATCGCTGGCCACTGCGTCGCGCAATCGCGACCATCCAGCACCATTTTGCCGCCGTGGGGATGGTATCGCACCCCGACAAAACCCTGATCGGCCGGATGGGCCATGGGGCGATGTCGGGTGGTGTAAGCTTCCTTGGCTATCAGCTCAGCCTGTCAGGCCTGAGCCTGTCAGCTGAAACCCTGCGTCGGCATATCGAGAAGGCCCGTCGGCTTTATGAGCAGTGCAAGATCCGTCAGCGTCAGGCTGCGCGGGTCTTTGCAGACGGTAACATCATAGCGGATTCCGCGCCAGAATGGCTCAAGAACCGCGCTTATATCACACTCGCACCAGACATGCGAAACCCCAGCTACCTCACAGACCGCCTGCGCGCCTATGAGGCACGGTTTCTCATATGGGCAAAAGGAGGACTGAATGATGAAGTGGCTTTGCAGGTTTTTTATGAAGCATCTCGAGCGCCCACCACGTCGTGGGAGTTGCAGTAA
- a CDS encoding dihydrodipicolinate synthase family protein, with protein MSLFGGLSAFPLTATDKEGRLMSDVLERHLERIVLAGPDSVGLLGSTGSYAYLTITERKHVLRVAIQVLKGRTPLIVGIGALRTDDAADLARDAAEAGAQGLLLAPMSYQKLTKGEVYSHFKTVAAAGGLPLCIYNNPGTTNFTFSHELIARLSELPNIDAVKMPLPADGDFVGELATLRSVTPASFSIGYSGDWGAKDALLAGADGWFSVVAGLLPSNAMQLTRAAMAANIEETKIIDQRFNPLWALFKEFGSFRVMYALANRLDGDGIEPLRPVRPLPLEVHDRIDAALAFFKGPSFS; from the coding sequence ATGTCTCTATTTGGCGGATTGTCCGCATTCCCATTAACCGCCACGGACAAGGAAGGTCGGCTGATGTCCGATGTTCTGGAGCGGCACCTTGAACGTATCGTTTTGGCGGGCCCAGACTCGGTTGGCCTTCTGGGCAGTACGGGCAGCTACGCCTATCTCACGATCACAGAACGCAAGCATGTTCTGCGGGTTGCCATACAGGTTCTTAAGGGACGGACACCGCTGATTGTCGGTATCGGGGCGCTTCGGACAGACGATGCTGCGGACCTTGCACGAGATGCGGCCGAGGCTGGCGCACAGGGCCTTCTGCTTGCACCGATGTCCTATCAGAAGTTGACCAAGGGCGAGGTCTATTCCCATTTCAAAACGGTTGCCGCTGCAGGCGGGTTGCCTCTTTGCATCTATAACAATCCAGGAACAACAAATTTCACATTCAGCCATGAACTGATCGCCCGCCTTTCGGAACTGCCAAACATAGACGCGGTAAAGATGCCATTGCCCGCTGATGGTGATTTCGTAGGCGAATTGGCGACCCTGCGGTCCGTCACACCCGCCAGCTTTTCGATTGGCTACAGTGGAGACTGGGGCGCAAAAGATGCACTTCTGGCAGGCGCGGACGGCTGGTTCAGCGTTGTTGCCGGTCTGCTACCCAGCAATGCGATGCAGCTTACGAGAGCTGCCATGGCTGCCAATATCGAGGAGACTAAAATTATAGACCAAAGGTTTAATCCCCTTTGGGCCCTCTTCAAGGAGTTTGGCAGCTTCCGCGTGATGTATGCCCTTGCCAATCGCCTTGACGGGGATGGTATTGAGCCCCTCCGACCGGTCAGGCCGCTTCCTCTGGAAGTCCATGACCGGATCGACGCTGCGCTCGCGTTTTTCAAAGGACCGAGCTTCAGCTGA
- a CDS encoding lysozyme inhibitor LprI family protein — MRRSSYQQIIDWKQRRGEHPRLGMELVAQIDALHADVNPISSFASPFVEFVPIRLVTTLEVFVRGVIAELVNGGQQYFERGERLAKGSKIDLTFAAHVDRRELTIGDFVAHAVSLNSIEAVVSSLDTLLDNFATKMTMAHPRWLEEQADWPLPPIVEDYDVMMASLSRLFEVRHVLTHELPSSPVFDPAEAFQLTAAARAFIEATDWVVVEALHDAIPRTQLSMNISADDRLRGDEARLTELLNEVAALEGIDRDALRALQTVWEKWSDEQANLVAAQVEGGSMYPMVWALEKDALIRERIDQLVRIKTDWMVV; from the coding sequence ATGCGACGTTCTTCATACCAACAGATCATCGATTGGAAACAGCGCCGAGGTGAGCATCCCCGGCTCGGGATGGAACTCGTTGCGCAGATCGACGCGCTCCATGCAGACGTCAATCCCATTTCATCATTCGCCTCCCCGTTTGTCGAGTTCGTACCGATAAGGCTCGTGACGACGCTGGAAGTCTTCGTGCGAGGCGTGATAGCTGAGCTAGTCAATGGCGGGCAGCAGTACTTCGAGCGTGGGGAACGCTTGGCAAAGGGCTCCAAGATCGACCTTACCTTTGCCGCTCACGTTGATCGGCGCGAGTTAACGATTGGGGATTTCGTCGCGCACGCAGTCTCACTCAACAGCATTGAGGCTGTCGTCAGTTCTTTGGACACGCTGCTAGATAACTTCGCGACGAAGATGACGATGGCACACCCAAGATGGTTAGAGGAGCAAGCCGATTGGCCACTGCCTCCTATTGTCGAGGACTACGATGTGATGATGGCGTCGCTTTCACGCCTTTTCGAGGTTCGTCATGTGCTGACGCATGAACTTCCATCGTCGCCCGTTTTCGATCCAGCCGAGGCATTCCAACTGACGGCGGCAGCAAGGGCCTTTATCGAAGCGACCGATTGGGTCGTGGTTGAAGCACTACATGATGCCATCCCGCGAACGCAGCTCTCTATGAACATCAGCGCGGATGATCGCTTGCGTGGGGATGAAGCAAGGTTGACGGAGTTGCTAAACGAAGTCGCGGCCCTTGAGGGTATCGACAGGGACGCCCTCCGCGCGCTTCAAACGGTTTGGGAAAAATGGTCGGATGAACAGGCCAATCTCGTCGCTGCGCAAGTCGAGGGCGGTTCTATGTATCCGATGGTTTGGGCATTGGAAAAGGACGCGCTAATACGTGAGCGTATAGATCAACTGGTTCGGATTAAGACCGACTGGATGGTTGTATAG
- a CDS encoding IS5 family transposase — MPHKFNDGRRHKFEKKRYRITNWAGYNESLRRRGDVTIWLSPEVEAAWRAERRKTRGGQPVYSDLSIVTCLTLGIVYNQPLRQTEGFVGSLVKLMGLDLLVPDYSTLSRRGAGLILPMKARASTDGPIHLVVDSTGLKIFGEGEWLENKHKTKAKRKSWRKLHLGLDLVTGEIACSELTTDDVGDPTALPELLDQIDGDVTRFIADGAYDGDPTSDLLVKLFGVDVEITIPPPKTAVLSAEAVGNPTLRDQRIAAIRTGGRMAWQVSSGYNQRSRGETQMGRWKMVIGPKLKARSFPNQKTEAKIGTHILNKMTELGRAKFEVVA; from the coding sequence ATGCCGCATAAATTCAATGACGGCCGCCGGCACAAGTTCGAGAAGAAGCGGTACCGCATTACGAACTGGGCTGGCTATAACGAAAGCCTGCGTCGGCGGGGCGATGTAACAATTTGGCTAAGCCCCGAGGTTGAAGCTGCATGGCGTGCAGAGCGCCGCAAGACACGGGGTGGCCAGCCAGTTTATTCTGACCTGTCTATTGTGACCTGCCTGACACTTGGCATCGTTTACAACCAGCCGCTGCGCCAGACCGAAGGGTTTGTAGGCAGCCTTGTGAAGCTCATGGGGCTGGATTTGCTGGTGCCCGACTACTCGACCCTGTCACGTCGCGGGGCCGGTTTGATCTTGCCGATGAAAGCGCGCGCGTCGACGGATGGCCCGATTCATCTTGTCGTAGATAGCACGGGCCTGAAGATATTTGGCGAAGGCGAGTGGCTGGAAAACAAGCACAAAACAAAGGCCAAACGCAAATCCTGGCGCAAGCTGCATCTTGGGCTGGACCTTGTCACCGGCGAAATTGCCTGCTCTGAACTGACCACCGATGATGTGGGTGATCCGACCGCCTTGCCAGAGCTTCTGGATCAGATTGACGGGGACGTGACACGCTTCATCGCCGACGGCGCCTATGACGGCGACCCGACCAGCGACTTGCTCGTGAAGCTGTTTGGGGTTGATGTCGAGATCACTATTCCGCCTCCCAAGACTGCAGTTCTCAGCGCCGAGGCTGTGGGCAATCCAACGCTGCGCGACCAGCGCATTGCCGCAATACGCACAGGCGGGCGTATGGCCTGGCAGGTGAGCAGCGGATACAATCAGCGCAGCCGCGGTGAAACACAAATGGGTCGCTGGAAGATGGTCATCGGCCCCAAGCTGAAAGCGCGCAGCTTTCCCAACCAGAAAACAGAAGCCAAGATCGGCACCCACATTCTGAACAAGATGACCGAACTTGGCCGTGCCAAGTTCGAAGTCGTCGCTTGA
- a CDS encoding NUDIX hydrolase has protein sequence MTARKTLSRQLELDAAPYLRVFREEGEVVAGQVIPDFWQVELRSFVLVMPVQPDGRVVAMTGYRHGPRRNCLSLSGGFIDPGETPEAAARRELLEEAGRTPTQLIGLGDYVGNGNQRGAHGHFFLARGCKAAPGWLSDPSETATLAAITADEVEKALDAGPFAVVHHVADWGLARRHRDFPAA, from the coding sequence ATGACCGCACGGAAAACCCTGTCGCGTCAGCTTGAATTAGATGCAGCGCCCTATCTGCGGGTGTTCCGCGAAGAGGGGGAGGTCGTAGCAGGCCAGGTGATCCCGGATTTCTGGCAGGTCGAGTTGCGCAGTTTCGTTCTGGTGATGCCGGTGCAGCCCGATGGGCGGGTGGTGGCGATGACCGGGTATCGCCACGGACCCCGGCGGAATTGCCTGAGCCTGTCCGGCGGCTTCATCGATCCCGGCGAAACCCCTGAGGCGGCGGCACGTCGCGAATTGCTCGAAGAGGCTGGGCGAACGCCCACACAGTTGATCGGGCTCGGCGATTACGTGGGTAATGGCAATCAACGCGGCGCGCATGGACACTTCTTTCTTGCACGTGGCTGCAAGGCGGCCCCGGGCTGGCTCTCTGATCCAAGCGAAACCGCCACACTTGCCGCGATAACAGCGGATGAGGTCGAAAAGGCGCTCGATGCGGGGCCTTTCGCGGTGGTTCACCACGTTGCCGATTGGGGCCTCGCCCGACGGCATCGTGACTTTCCGGCAGCGTGA